One Coprobacter fastidiosus genomic window, GATTCCGGGAATCCCATTAATAGCAGACTCTAACGGTTCGGTAATTTGCGTTTCCACAACATCGGCATTTGCTCCGGTGAAAGTCGTACTCACCGATATAATAGGAGGATCGACACTGGGATAATCTCGGACACCTAAAAATGTTATACCGATCATACCTATAATGATAAATACCAAATTCATCACCGTAGCAAGGACCGGACGTTTTATACTGACAGAAGATAGACTCATGGCGGACAATACAGTTTAATGTTATTCTACGGTTTCAGGCTTTACGGCAGCCCCTTCTTTTACTTGCATCAATCCGGTTACCAATATGGTATCCCCGACCGACAAACCCGAGATTACCTCGATTTTATTCTCTGTACGTTGTCCTGTCTCTATAACGGTAGAATGAGCTTTCCCATTTCTTAACATCCAAACTTTTTTACCTTCCATTTCAGGGACAACCGACTGTGTAGGAACAAGCAACGAATGATTGGAGACTCTGGTTATAAGATTTAACCGGGCAAACATTCCCGGAGCTAATAATCGACCGGGATTTTCACAACGGGCACGTATCGAAATAGTACGAGTATCCGAATCGACTTTAGAGTCAACAGCATATACCGACGCATTGAATTTCTTGTCGGACGATTCCGTCGTAAACTGTACCATTGCCCCGACCAATGCTTTTCCCGCATATTTTTCCGGAACTGAAAATTCGACTTTCAATAACCCGTCATCAACTAAACGTGTGACGATCGTACTCGGTTGTAAATATGCTCCTAAACTGACATTACGAAACCCGAGAACTCCGGCAAAAGGAGCTCTTAATTCCGTCTTATCTATTTTTACTTTCAAAAGAGAAATATCTGCTTCTATCAAATTATAATCAGTTTGTACCTGATCAAACTCTTCACGGCTAACAGCATCTTTTTCAAATAATATGCGTTGACGTTCCAATTTCTCGGACAACAGTTTCTGCTGAAAAAGTGCACGCTTCAACTGTGCTTGCAAATCAGAATCATCGACTTTAAGCAACAATGCTCCTTTTTCGACATGTTGCCCTTCCTTAAAATAAATTCCGACAATTTTTCCCGTCGTTTCAGCGACCAAATCGACTTCTTCATTCGGCAACAATGTTCCGACAGCCTGAATATCGGAACTCAACCTGAACGGCTTCACAATAAATGCATTGACCGGAATCTGCGTTCCCTTCTTAATATCTTTTTTACTTTCTCCCACTGGAGAATCCATCAACTTAACTGCAATCAACCCACCAATAAGTAAAACGGGAATACCGATTTTCAATAAATTCTTTACATACCTGTTTTTCATGCAATCTCTGAGCTATTTATTTTTTGTAGATGTGCGTATACTTATAAAAATATAGGACTCTGTCATGGGGCAGAATCCTATATATAATAGTTCAAATATTTATACGGTTGATTTCAGCCTCCTTTCTTGTCCAAAAACAGTCCTTAGACAGCGAAATCCTACAAAGGTTTAACGAGCAGGAATATTTTCCACCAAATTTGTCAGAAAATTCCAAAAATGTTCAACCGATGCTATATTTACTCTCTCATCCGGAGAATGAGGAAACTTAATCGTAGGACCGAACGAAATCATATCTAAATTAGGATATGCCGCACCAATAATGCCGCACTCGAGTCCCGCATGCATAATCTTTACTTCAGGATCAAATCCCAATACTTTCTTATGTACATCTTTTGCCACCTTAAGCACCGGTGAATTGAGGTTCGGCTCCCAACCGGGATAATCCCCGCTGGTCTCTACCTTAGCACCGGCTAATAAAAATACACTCTCCAGACTTGAGACCAAAGCTTGCTTCATACTTTCACTCGAGCTTCTTATTAAGATAAGTACCTCTATCGAGCCTTCAGACGAGCGAACAATCGCCAAATTAGAAGATGTCTCCACTACTTCAGGTACTCCCGGAATCATTCGGGCTACCCCATTACGACAACCGACAACGGCATTTATCAAATCGTCCTGTATAGGCTCAGGAATCAAAAAATCCGGTAATCCGGTTTCCTCTGCTGTCAAAGTCAAATCATCTTCAATCAAACCGTATTCGTGGATATAGAGAGCCTCAAAATCGGCTACTTCATCTAAAAAGTCCGATTTATATTCGGCCGGAATAGTAACAACCGCCTCAGCTTCACGAGGAATAGCATTACGCAAATTTCCTCCGCTGACCCATGCCAGCCGAGCATCATACTCTTGTACGGCATGTTTCAAGAAACGAAACAGCAGCTTATTTGCATTTGCACGCCCCAAATGAATATCCACACCAGAATGTCCCCCTTTTAATCCAGACACAATAATCTTTAAAGCTATTTCATTTTCAGGAATATAAGGTTCATCTTTATATCTAAAACTAGCAGTAAGATCAATTCCTCCCGCACAACTCATATATAATTCACCTTCTTGTTCCGAATCAGTATTCAATAATATCTCTGCCTGCAATAAATCAGGTTGCAACCCTAAAGCTCCATACATCCCCGTCTCTTCATCATAAGTAAACAATGCCTCTAACGGCCCGTGCTTCAATGCCTCAGACTCAAGAATCGCCAAAATCGAAGAGATTCCGATTCCATTATCCGCCCCTAAGGTCGTACCATTAGCTGTGACCCATTCCCCATCGATGTAAGAAGTTATCGGATCTGTCTCAAAATTATGAACTTTATCCGCATTTTTCTGAGGCACCATATCCATGTGTCCTTGCAAAACCACAGGTTTTCGATTTTCCATACCGGGAGTTGCTGGTTTACGTATCAAAACATTTCCCGCCTCATCCAAAACCGTTTCTAATCCCAAATTTTTACCAAAATCCAGAATATATTGCGTTATTTTCTCCAAATGTCCGGAAGGACGCGGGATTTTACAAATAGCACTAAAATGACGCCATACGGCTTCGGGCTGTAAAGTTTCGATTTCAGATTTCATAAATTTATCTGTTTTTACAGTTAATAATTATCATTTTCCCGCCTCGATCCGACAAAATCCGCCAATCCGGCACTTCGGTCTTTTTTTTTCTCTAACGAAACAGAAAACAGAGTATAAATTCCTAATAATATGATCAATAACATTTGAGATCCATGTGCAACCAAAGCAAACGCTCCGGCAATATTTTCTCCTATACCATATATAGAAAGTGCCGCAATAATAGCCAAGTGCCATGGGCCGACACCTCCCTGTACCGGAATTCCCATACTGAGGCTTCCCATAACAAATAACGTCATAGCTGCCAAAACTCCTAAATGCTGCATCGAACCGAAAGCAAAAAAACATACATAAAGTTCCAAAAAATAACAGAACCATATCGCAACGGTATATAGCAAAAACATCGTTACTTGTTTCATCCGCAATATCGTACGAAAACCATACCATAGATTCTTCACAATGCTTTTTACCTTCGCTACCCATCTATTTTCGGTTTTCTTTGTAAAAAGCCAAATCAAAAATCCGACCATCACAAGCAGGCAGATATACAGCCAAGGTGTTGTAATCATCCGCCAGAGGGTTTCCTCAATTGTAGGAAACTTTCGTAAAAAGTCCCGGAAAACCTTCATCTGCAAGAAAAATGTTATAACAGTAAGAAAAACCAATGTTAACGTATCGCACAAACGTTCGGATATAATAGACCCCAAAACCTGCGTAAAAGACATTTTTTCCCGACGCGCCAAATAAGTACAACGCCACACTTCCCCTACACGAGGAATCAACAAATTCATGGCATACATACCGAAAACAGCGTTTGTCAGAGCTTTTACCGAAGGATCTACTCCTAAGGTCTTTAACTGCAACTTCCAACGCAATGCTCTGAATATATGACTCATCAACCCGATAATCATAGAAAGAGCGATCCAAAAGTAATTAATTTCAGATTGTAAAATGACTCCGATCTGGTGCATGTCCAAATGACTGTACAGATACCAAAAAAGAGCCGCTCCGCATAATAACGGAATAAAAAACTTCAATATACTGCCGAGTAATTTCTTCAACTTATCGGGATAAAAAAATATTATTGTACCTTTGTGTATTGCAAAGATAGATTTTATCCATAAAAGAAACATCTCTTTACCGGATTTAATTAAAATCTCTTTGCAAATTATACATTGATTAACGATCCTGCTACCTGAATTTTTATGACAGACTCGGTAAAACCTAAAAAATTTTTAGGACAACATTTTTTGAAAGACCTCGATATAGCCCGCCGAATAGCAGATACCGTAGGCGATTATAAGGATATTCCTATTCTCGAAATAGGTCCGGGAATGGGAGTATTGACCCAATACCTGATACAAAACAATCATGACCTCACTGTAGTAGAGTTAGATTCAGAATCTGTCAGATATTTGAGTGAACATTTTCCCCAATTAAACGGCAGAATATTGGAACAAGACTTTTTAAAATTGGATCTAACAAATCTTTTCACGGGAAAATTTTGTGTTATCGGAAACTATCCTTATAACATATCGAGCCAGATATTTTTCAAGGTTCTCGATTATAAAAACCAAATTCCATGTTGCAGCGGAATGATTCAGAAAGAGGTAGCAGAACGTATAGCTTCTAAGCCCGGATGTAAAGCTTACGGAATATTGAGTGTACTTATGCAGGCTTGGTACGATATAGAATATCTGTTTACCGTTCCCGAACACGTCTTCAACCCTCCTCCAAAAGTCAAATCTGCCGTAATAAAAATGACCCGAAATAAAACAGAACGGCTGGGATGTAACGAGAAATTATTCAAAACCATAGTGAAAACAGGCTTTAATCAAAGAAGAAAAACGCTTCGGAATTCACTTAGACAACTATTAGGCAAAAAATGCGAATTACTGGAAGATCCCGTTTTCGACAAACGCCCTGAACAGCTTTCGGTAAAGCAATTTATCGACCTTACCAACCAAATAGAAAAGTTTATTCCTCAACCTTAAGCTTAATTTATTATGGAACAATTTTCAGAAGAATATATCAAGGAAGTACGAGATATTATTAAAAATAACGATACAGAAAAAGCCAAAGAACTGTTAAAAGGTCTGCATCCCGCCGATATTGCGGAACTTTATCAGGCTTTGGATCTAGATGAAGCAGAATTCATCTATATGCTTCTCGATAGCGAGAAAGCAGCAGATGTATTGATCGAATTAGATGAAGATGATCGTAAAAAATTATTGAAACATCTTCCCAATGAGGTCATAGCTAAACAATTTATAGACCACTTGGACACGGACGATGCTGTCGATCTGATCCGTGAAATGGATGAAGAGGCTCAGGAAGAAATCTTATCCCATATCGATGATGTGGAACAGGCCGGAGATATTGTCGATTTATTGAAATACGACGAAGATACCGCCGGGGGACTTATGGGTACGGAGATGGTTGTCGTAAATGAGAATTGGAGTATGCCCGAATGTCTGAAAGAGATGCGCATCCAAGCAGAAGAGATGGACGAAATATATTATGTATATGTTGTCGATGATGATGAACGGCTAAAAGGTGTTTTTCCTCTAAAAAAGATGATAACCAACCCATCGGTATCGAAGATCAAACACGTCATGAAAAAAGATCCGGTATCGGTAAAAACAGACACTCCTATCGAAGAAGTCGCACAGGTATTCGAGAAATATGACCTTGTCGCCGTTCCCGTAATAGACAGTATCGGGCGGTTAGTAGGACGCATTACGGTCGATGATGTCATGGACGAAGTCCGCGAACAAGCAGAAAGGGAATACCAGTTGGCATCCGGTATCTCCCAAGACGTAGAGACTACCGACACCATTTATACACAAACTTCTGCCCGGCTTCCGTGGCTATTGATAGGTATGTTCGGAGGACTTACCAATTCGATTATTCTCGGAAATTTCGAAACCGGATTTATTACAAACCCTGCAATGGCCCTTTTTATCCCCCTTATCGGAGGGACTGGCGGAAATGTCGGGATACAATCTTCCGCTATCGTAGTACAAGGTCTGGCAAACGGATC contains:
- the rsmA gene encoding 16S rRNA (adenine(1518)-N(6)/adenine(1519)-N(6))-dimethyltransferase RsmA, giving the protein MTDSVKPKKFLGQHFLKDLDIARRIADTVGDYKDIPILEIGPGMGVLTQYLIQNNHDLTVVELDSESVRYLSEHFPQLNGRILEQDFLKLDLTNLFTGKFCVIGNYPYNISSQIFFKVLDYKNQIPCCSGMIQKEVAERIASKPGCKAYGILSVLMQAWYDIEYLFTVPEHVFNPPPKVKSAVIKMTRNKTERLGCNEKLFKTIVKTGFNQRRKTLRNSLRQLLGKKCELLEDPVFDKRPEQLSVKQFIDLTNQIEKFIPQP
- a CDS encoding aminoacyl-histidine dipeptidase, whose product is MKSEIETLQPEAVWRHFSAICKIPRPSGHLEKITQYILDFGKNLGLETVLDEAGNVLIRKPATPGMENRKPVVLQGHMDMVPQKNADKVHNFETDPITSYIDGEWVTANGTTLGADNGIGISSILAILESEALKHGPLEALFTYDEETGMYGALGLQPDLLQAEILLNTDSEQEGELYMSCAGGIDLTASFRYKDEPYIPENEIALKIIVSGLKGGHSGVDIHLGRANANKLLFRFLKHAVQEYDARLAWVSGGNLRNAIPREAEAVVTIPAEYKSDFLDEVADFEALYIHEYGLIEDDLTLTAEETGLPDFLIPEPIQDDLINAVVGCRNGVARMIPGVPEVVETSSNLAIVRSSEGSIEVLILIRSSSESMKQALVSSLESVFLLAGAKVETSGDYPGWEPNLNSPVLKVAKDVHKKVLGFDPEVKIMHAGLECGIIGAAYPNLDMISFGPTIKFPHSPDERVNIASVEHFWNFLTNLVENIPAR
- a CDS encoding efflux RND transporter periplasmic adaptor subunit, giving the protein MKNRYVKNLLKIGIPVLLIGGLIAVKLMDSPVGESKKDIKKGTQIPVNAFIVKPFRLSSDIQAVGTLLPNEEVDLVAETTGKIVGIYFKEGQHVEKGALLLKVDDSDLQAQLKRALFQQKLLSEKLERQRILFEKDAVSREEFDQVQTDYNLIEADISLLKVKIDKTELRAPFAGVLGFRNVSLGAYLQPSTIVTRLVDDGLLKVEFSVPEKYAGKALVGAMVQFTTESSDKKFNASVYAVDSKVDSDTRTISIRARCENPGRLLAPGMFARLNLITRVSNHSLLVPTQSVVPEMEGKKVWMLRNGKAHSTVIETGQRTENKIEVISGLSVGDTILVTGLMQVKEGAAVKPETVE
- a CDS encoding lysylphosphatidylglycerol synthase transmembrane domain-containing protein, encoding MFLLWIKSIFAIHKGTIIFFYPDKLKKLLGSILKFFIPLLCGAALFWYLYSHLDMHQIGVILQSEINYFWIALSMIIGLMSHIFRALRWKLQLKTLGVDPSVKALTNAVFGMYAMNLLIPRVGEVWRCTYLARREKMSFTQVLGSIISERLCDTLTLVFLTVITFFLQMKVFRDFLRKFPTIEETLWRMITTPWLYICLLVMVGFLIWLFTKKTENRWVAKVKSIVKNLWYGFRTILRMKQVTMFLLYTVAIWFCYFLELYVCFFAFGSMQHLGVLAAMTLFVMGSLSMGIPVQGGVGPWHLAIIAALSIYGIGENIAGAFALVAHGSQMLLIILLGIYTLFSVSLEKKKDRSAGLADFVGSRRENDNY
- the mgtE gene encoding magnesium transporter, whose translation is MEQFSEEYIKEVRDIIKNNDTEKAKELLKGLHPADIAELYQALDLDEAEFIYMLLDSEKAADVLIELDEDDRKKLLKHLPNEVIAKQFIDHLDTDDAVDLIREMDEEAQEEILSHIDDVEQAGDIVDLLKYDEDTAGGLMGTEMVVVNENWSMPECLKEMRIQAEEMDEIYYVYVVDDDERLKGVFPLKKMITNPSVSKIKHVMKKDPVSVKTDTPIEEVAQVFEKYDLVAVPVIDSIGRLVGRITVDDVMDEVREQAEREYQLASGISQDVETTDTIYTQTSARLPWLLIGMFGGLTNSIILGNFETGFITNPAMALFIPLIGGTGGNVGIQSSAIVVQGLANGSLALHNAGKQILKELAVALINASMISLLVFGYNWFRMGIDAVTIAVSLSLFSVVIFASIFGTIVPITLEKFKIDPAIATGPFITITNDIIGMLIYMSICATLAA